A window from Cryptomeria japonica chromosome 1, Sugi_1.0, whole genome shotgun sequence encodes these proteins:
- the LOC131045017 gene encoding importin subunit alpha-1b isoform X1, whose translation MADLRLEGGGKQISLSRNGGDLMEGEDEDSLEEGGYREKDEEEEDEANLDLNFYLIGNQESVTDEGSNDLRSAIYEVKCGDPKRQISALHQLRKIYSFQDCLINDEIGAVLINYLNRNKWPDLQYEAARMLRYMARDEPHLLVESDIVSLFSKLLNSPNEEVQEQGLRTVAIIADYAFQSRNYEIITEGLIFNLLPFFYRPKAPFHVFWFALKALVYIIHCKPEETLIALAPLKELLDTGEDLEVLKLACKAILYFSEENDVVESIVGNDICPCLVDLLFHDSLDILVCVMETMANIADYRNFKEVINERVLYRIVAILSSSNSRDSDTVRQLHIEICRFVFSITILTPNDIELTIKTGVISALVGLLAEAVDSVKEEATSAIISAIRGGSEEQVEYLVDLDCINLLVNLISPRKEVLTDCCKKGLERMMKLIKENSKYPHLFRIADFRLESYCSGFPPAKKPRFAFHHDEKPRTGQSIQFR comes from the coding sequence ATGGCGGACCTTAGGTTGGAAGGAGGCGGGAAGCAGATTTCTCTTTCAAGAAATGGAGGAGACTTAATGGAAGGAGAAGATGAAGACAGCCTTGAGGAAGGAGGGTATAGAgaaaaggatgaggaagaagaagatgaagccaaccttgatctaaatttttatttaattggaaaTCAAGAATCAGTAACAGATGAAGGAAGCAATGATCTCAGATCAGCTATATATGAAGTGAAATGTGGAGACCCAAAAAGGCAGATTTCAGCTCTGCATCAGCTCCGAAAGATTTACAGTTTCCAAGATTGCCTAATCAATGATGAAATTGGGGCCGTGTTGATTAACTACCTGAACAGGAACAAATGGCCAGATCTTCAATACGAGGCAGCTCGTATGTTACGGTATATGGCCAGAGACGAACCCCATCTTTTGGTTGAAAGTGATATAGTGTCTCTGTTTAGCAAGCTTTTGAATTCTCCAAATGAAGAAGTGCAGGAGCAGGGGCTTAGGACAGTAGCCATTATTGCAGACTATGCTTTCCAATCCCGTAACTATGAAATCATCACTGAAGGCCTTATCTTTAATCTGCTGCCTTTCTTCTATCGCCCTAAAGCCCCTTTTCATGTCTTCTGGTTTGCCCTCAAAGCTCTGGTATACATCATTCATTGCAAACCTGAGGAGACACTTATTGCTCTTGCACCCCTGAAAGAGCTTCTTGACACAGGGGAGGACCTTGAAGTTCTAAAACTTGCTTGCAAGGCTATTCTATATTTCTCTGAAGAAAACGATGTTGTTGAATCTATTGTTGGAAATGACATTTGTCCATGCCTTGTTGATCTTCTGTTTCATGATTCTCTAGATATACTGGTTTGTGTCATGGAAACCATGGCCAACATTGCAGATTATAGGAATTTTAAGGAGGTTATCAATGAAAGGGTACTCTACCGTATTGTGGCAATCCTTTCAAGTAGTAACAGTAGAGATTCAGACACAGTGAGGCAGCTTCATATAGAGATTTGTAGGTTTGTTTTCAGTATCACAATCCTCACCCCAAATGACATTGAGCTTACAATTAAGACAGGAGTGATTTCTGCACTTGTGGGGCTCCTTGCAGAGGCAGTAGATAGTGTAAAGGAAGAAGCAACTTCTGCCATTATTAGTGCTATTAGAGGTGGGAGTGAGGAGCAGGTGGAATACCTTGTGGATCTTGATTGTATAAATCTGCTTGTTAATCTGATTTCACCTAGGAAGGAAGTCCTTACAGATTGTTGCAAGAAGGGTctggagaggatgatgaagctcaTAAAAGAGAACAGCAAATACCCACATCTATTCAGAATTGCTGATTTCAGGCTTGAAAGTTATTGTTCTGGATTTCCTCCTGCTAAGAAGCCTCGCTTTGCCTTTCATCATGATGAGAAGCCTCGCACTGGCCAGTCAATACAATTTAGATGA
- the LOC131045017 gene encoding importin subunit alpha-1b isoform X2, protein MEGEDEDSLEEGGYREKDEEEEDEANLDLNFYLIGNQESVTDEGSNDLRSAIYEVKCGDPKRQISALHQLRKIYSFQDCLINDEIGAVLINYLNRNKWPDLQYEAARMLRYMARDEPHLLVESDIVSLFSKLLNSPNEEVQEQGLRTVAIIADYAFQSRNYEIITEGLIFNLLPFFYRPKAPFHVFWFALKALVYIIHCKPEETLIALAPLKELLDTGEDLEVLKLACKAILYFSEENDVVESIVGNDICPCLVDLLFHDSLDILVCVMETMANIADYRNFKEVINERVLYRIVAILSSSNSRDSDTVRQLHIEICRFVFSITILTPNDIELTIKTGVISALVGLLAEAVDSVKEEATSAIISAIRGGSEEQVEYLVDLDCINLLVNLISPRKEVLTDCCKKGLERMMKLIKENSKYPHLFRIADFRLESYCSGFPPAKKPRFAFHHDEKPRTGQSIQFR, encoded by the coding sequence ATGGAAGGAGAAGATGAAGACAGCCTTGAGGAAGGAGGGTATAGAgaaaaggatgaggaagaagaagatgaagccaaccttgatctaaatttttatttaattggaaaTCAAGAATCAGTAACAGATGAAGGAAGCAATGATCTCAGATCAGCTATATATGAAGTGAAATGTGGAGACCCAAAAAGGCAGATTTCAGCTCTGCATCAGCTCCGAAAGATTTACAGTTTCCAAGATTGCCTAATCAATGATGAAATTGGGGCCGTGTTGATTAACTACCTGAACAGGAACAAATGGCCAGATCTTCAATACGAGGCAGCTCGTATGTTACGGTATATGGCCAGAGACGAACCCCATCTTTTGGTTGAAAGTGATATAGTGTCTCTGTTTAGCAAGCTTTTGAATTCTCCAAATGAAGAAGTGCAGGAGCAGGGGCTTAGGACAGTAGCCATTATTGCAGACTATGCTTTCCAATCCCGTAACTATGAAATCATCACTGAAGGCCTTATCTTTAATCTGCTGCCTTTCTTCTATCGCCCTAAAGCCCCTTTTCATGTCTTCTGGTTTGCCCTCAAAGCTCTGGTATACATCATTCATTGCAAACCTGAGGAGACACTTATTGCTCTTGCACCCCTGAAAGAGCTTCTTGACACAGGGGAGGACCTTGAAGTTCTAAAACTTGCTTGCAAGGCTATTCTATATTTCTCTGAAGAAAACGATGTTGTTGAATCTATTGTTGGAAATGACATTTGTCCATGCCTTGTTGATCTTCTGTTTCATGATTCTCTAGATATACTGGTTTGTGTCATGGAAACCATGGCCAACATTGCAGATTATAGGAATTTTAAGGAGGTTATCAATGAAAGGGTACTCTACCGTATTGTGGCAATCCTTTCAAGTAGTAACAGTAGAGATTCAGACACAGTGAGGCAGCTTCATATAGAGATTTGTAGGTTTGTTTTCAGTATCACAATCCTCACCCCAAATGACATTGAGCTTACAATTAAGACAGGAGTGATTTCTGCACTTGTGGGGCTCCTTGCAGAGGCAGTAGATAGTGTAAAGGAAGAAGCAACTTCTGCCATTATTAGTGCTATTAGAGGTGGGAGTGAGGAGCAGGTGGAATACCTTGTGGATCTTGATTGTATAAATCTGCTTGTTAATCTGATTTCACCTAGGAAGGAAGTCCTTACAGATTGTTGCAAGAAGGGTctggagaggatgatgaagctcaTAAAAGAGAACAGCAAATACCCACATCTATTCAGAATTGCTGATTTCAGGCTTGAAAGTTATTGTTCTGGATTTCCTCCTGCTAAGAAGCCTCGCTTTGCCTTTCATCATGATGAGAAGCCTCGCACTGGCCAGTCAATACAATTTAGATGA